In Streptomyces hawaiiensis, one genomic interval encodes:
- a CDS encoding DUF5994 family protein, whose protein sequence is MSPSPGQVELDGAWWPRSRDLSHELPALADVLDPLWGRITRIAVNPRYWPIIPQRIFVNSRVVKVGWFTRELDPHKILLLSGTSGRWDLLVVPPEVSAPSAARLMAAASASTASRSTATALMTAELVDAPSTSADADTGRPDRLAAEMRPYAPPPRP, encoded by the coding sequence ATGAGCCCTTCCCCGGGGCAGGTCGAGCTGGACGGCGCATGGTGGCCCCGCTCCCGTGACCTGAGCCACGAACTCCCCGCGCTGGCCGACGTACTGGACCCGCTGTGGGGACGGATCACCCGTATCGCCGTCAACCCCCGCTACTGGCCGATCATCCCGCAACGGATTTTCGTCAACAGCCGTGTGGTGAAGGTCGGTTGGTTCACCAGGGAGCTGGACCCGCACAAGATCCTTCTGCTGTCCGGAACGTCGGGCCGCTGGGACCTCCTGGTGGTACCTCCGGAGGTCAGCGCCCCGTCGGCCGCCCGGCTGATGGCCGCCGCGAGCGCGAGCACCGCCTCGCGGTCAACCGCGACCGCTCTCATGACGGCGGAACTGGTCGACGCCCCCTCCACATCGGCCGACGCCGACACCGGACGGCCCGACCGGCTGGCGGCGGAGATGCGGCCATATGCGCCGCCGCCCCGGCCGTAA